One Natronorubrum halophilum genomic window, GACCTCCTTTGCGTGCTCGATGATGCCCTCCTCCTGGTAGGTCTCGATGGCGGCGAGGCCGGCGGCGCAGGCGACGGGATGGCCGGCGTAGGTGTGGCCGTGACAGAACATCTCGTCCTCGAAGTAATCGGCAATTTCGGGCGTGACGATCGTCGCGCCGAGCGGCGCATAGGCACCCGAAAGTCCCTTCGCCATCGTCATGATGTCCGGGGTCACGTCGAAGACGTCGGAGCCGAACCACTCGCCGGTCCGACCGAATCCGCTCATCACTTCGTCGCAGATCAAGAGCGCGTCGTGGTCATGGGCGATCTCCTTGAGCCGCGGGAGGTACTCATCGGGCGGGACGAGGATGCCGTTCGAGCCGACGATCGGTTCGACGAGCACCGCCGCGACGGTATCGCCCTCGAGCATCAGCATCTCGTCGATGTACTCGAGGCTCTCCATCGGATCCATGGTCGAGCCGTACGCGTAGGGATCGGGCGCTTTGATCGTCCCGGGAATTCCCGGCTCGGCTTTCAATCGTCGCGGGTCGCCGGTGACGCTGATCGAGCCGTAGGTCGCGCCGTGGTAGGAGCGGTATCGAGAGACGATCTTTTGCTTGCCCGTGTACATCCGCGCGATCTTGATCGCCGCCTCGACGGCTTCCGTCCCGCTCGTCGAGAAGAACGTCTTGGAGAGGTCCCCGGGCGTCACTTCTGCGAGTTTCTCGCCGAGTTTCGCGCGGGCTTCCGTCGCGAAGCCCGGCGCGTAGTAGGCTCCCTCTCGGGCCTGCTCGGCCATCGCGTCGGCGACGGTGTCAGCCGAGTGTCCGAGGTTCGAACACATGAGCTGACCCGAAAAGTCGATCCACTCGTTGCCGTGGGCGTCGCGGAACCGGACGCCCTCGGCCCCCACGATTTCGGTCGGGTCGACCTCGC contains:
- a CDS encoding aminotransferase family protein gives rise to the protein MSDETSSMDVERTPVERLDKEYVFGTWSYQSEVDPTEIVGAEGVRFRDAHGNEWIDFSGQLMCSNLGHSADTVADAMAEQAREGAYYAPGFATEARAKLGEKLAEVTPGDLSKTFFSTSGTEAVEAAIKIARMYTGKQKIVSRYRSYHGATYGSISVTGDPRRLKAEPGIPGTIKAPDPYAYGSTMDPMESLEYIDEMLMLEGDTVAAVLVEPIVGSNGILVPPDEYLPRLKEIAHDHDALLICDEVMSGFGRTGEWFGSDVFDVTPDIMTMAKGLSGAYAPLGATIVTPEIADYFEDEMFCHGHTYAGHPVACAAGLAAIETYQEEGIIEHAKEVGNYLGDRLEELAEEHPSVGDTRGIGLFRGIELTRDPDERVPFGSREDKISKGTTVVDEVSAAAADGGVYVANMINTLIIAPPLTITESDIDEAVAVLNDALEVSDAAMDR